The Prinia subflava isolate CZ2003 ecotype Zambia chromosome W unlocalized genomic scaffold, Cam_Psub_1.2 scaffold_51_NEW, whole genome shotgun sequence genome has a segment encoding these proteins:
- the LOC134565277 gene encoding uncharacterized protein LOC134565277, with protein MGRPASSDPDNLHGSKGRRNRLMDPLHLGQESPCAMGDTVSFSHADDFPQRVAFLIILLLVLTKPIRVNGSDFIVVAVTEPVVGVMEGMDVNLTCLITNNQKTEARNVRAVWKKGADYPEANATTVWDKDAQKGNTTLQLKRVSQKDMERYMCIVRSRKSFDYKQITLRVVPWKLWKDAPSQESVEIDPPWAGQDMWEGLPLKMSCPFILKQGCNQTVQVKWWKENKPKSWDKIDRGISWWEKSGKGIGWLNISNPQIGLTEGKYLCLVICGIEADYGIRIVEAGQGTRPPRIVSPIGKKRREVAIPQSHEWENLIIGLIRDFGMVQNVSRITACLPLPQAAGEPIPWGIIPIPLPHEIAENISTVCHIERKEREIVTVKKNVWNAALYATEDVEVRTKQPYQEVKCENVSQQQVIWDNWKTVWGPSLLEHYSYIGAVSWCIQWTGKKNKTLLEVYKTETSTREIKEARENWNCTNVITCDTPENQINLAPLRVLLKWGCECRRFNHTILDKINSLWSNGIRRAVSCKDTTIKSPGNLVWVMGHGQWTTHIPIDGPVTQITLGIPTLCPLWKQSRLKSNRKKREVDAFTELESEWHEPDGGVKFGWALESLFVPIATYRNREMLYKLLGQTERLAAATKKGFKDINLQLQATSRMTLQNRMALDMLLLKEHGVCQYLKTRIDHCCIHIPNMTIEVEKDISQLEIVESKTKDIEKEAQHNWIGEIFESLGLQVSGWVSSVIQYILLILILLLIVWLAYKCVLGVIEKETKRTRRVMKALTRTNEMQLSHLTPPRYEDVIGQENPAFEDPITTEN; from the coding sequence ATGGGACGGCCCGCATCAAGTGATCCTGACAACCTACACGGCAGTAAAGGTCGAAGGAATCGACTCATGGATCCATTACACTTGGGTCAAGAAAGTCCCTGTGCAATGGGGGACACAGTTAGTTTCTCCCACGCGGATGATTTTCCACAGAGAGtagcatttttaattatattgttACTGGTGTTGACGAAACCCATCCGTGTTAATGGTTCTGATTTTATTGTAGTTGCAGTTACCGAACCAGTGGTCGGTGTCATGGAAGGAATGGATGTGAACCTGACCTGTTTAATAACAAATAACCAGAAAACTGAAGCCCGGAATGTGCGAGCAGTCTGGAAGAAAGGTGCTGATTATCCGGAAGCAAATGCTACTACAGTTTGGGATAAGGATGCACAAAAAGGAAACACCACATTACAGCTGAAGCGAGTCAGTCAAAAGGATATGGAAAGGTACATGTGTATTGTAAGATCCCGGAAAAGCTTTGATTATAAACAAATTACATTGAGAGTAGTGCCCTGGAAGTTGTGGAAGGATGCTCCATCCCAGGAATCTGTAGAGATAGATCCCCCTTGGGCTGGACAAGATATGTGGGAAGGACTTCCCTTGAAAATGAGTTGCCCATTCATATTGAAACAGGGATGTAATCAGACTGTGCAGGTCAAATggtggaaagaaaacaagccaaAGTCATGGGATAAGATAGACCGAGGAATTAGTTGGTGGGAGAAATCTGGAAAAGGTATAGGATGGTTGAATATTAGTAACCCTCAAATTGGTCTTACTGAAGGAAAATACTTGTGTTTAGTGATATGTGGAATTGAGGCCGATTATGGAATAAGAATTGTAGAGGCTGGACAAGGAACCAGACCCCCTCGTATAGTGTCCCCAATAGGAAAGAAGCGTAGAGAGGTAGCTATACCTCAAAGTCATGAATGGGAAAACTTGATAATAGGGCTGATTAGAGATTTTGGGATGGTGCAAAACGTATCCCGAATCACAGCATGCCTGCCACTTCCACAAGCAGCAGGAGAACCAATTCCATGGGGAATAATTCCTATTCCATTACCACATGAGATAGCAGAAAACATATCTACTGTATGTcacattgaaagaaaagaaagagaaatagtGACGGTCAAAAAGAATGTTTGGAACGCAGCCTTGTATGCTACCGAAGATGTAGAAGTTAGAACAAAGCAGCCTTACCAGGAAGTTAAGTGTGAAAATGTAAGCCAGCAACAAGTTATTTGGGATAACTGGAAAACAGTATGGGGTCCGAGCTTACTAGAACACTACAGCTATATTGGAGCAGTGAGTTGGTGTATACAatggacaggaaagaaaaataaaaccctgttAGAAGTCTACAAGACAGAAACATCTacaagagaaattaaagaagcTAGAGAAAATTGGAATTGCACTAATGTCATTACATGTGATACCCCTGAAAATCAGATCAATTTGGCTCCTCTTAGAGTACTACTCAAGTGGGGATGTGAATGCAGGAGATTCAATCATACAATACTGGACAAAATAAACTCACTCTGGAGTAACGGAATTAGGAGAGCAGTAAGCTGTAAGGACACTACAATTAAAAGTCCAGGAAACTTAGTTTGGGTAATGGGACATGGACAATGGACCACACATATTCCTATAGATGGGCCTGTGACACAAATTACTCTAGGAATCCCTACTCTTTGTCCCCTATGGAAACAATCAAGATTAAAATCCAACCggaagaaaagagaagtagATGCATTCACTGAGTTAGAAAGTGAATGGCACGAACCTGATGGCGGAGTTAAATTTGGGTGGGCTTTAGAATCACTATTTGTGCCTATAGCCACCTATAGGAACAGAGAGATGCTGTACAAATTGCTAGGGCAAACTGAAAGATTAGCAGCAGCCACTAAAAAAGGATTCAAGGATATAAATTTGCAATTACAAGCCACATCCCGAATGACTTTGCAAAACAGGATGGCACTGGATATGCTCCTGCTAAAAGAGCATGGTGTGTGTCAGTATCTAAAAACAAGAATTGATCATTGCTGCATCCATATTCCAAACATGACTATTGAAGTAGAAAAAGATATATCTCAATTGGAAATCGTTGAATCCAAAACAAAAGATATTGAAAAGGAAGCACAACATAATTGGATCGGAGAAATTTTTGAATCTTTAGGGCTTCAGGTTTCTGGATGGGTTTCGTCTGTAATACAGTACATTCTGttgattttaattctgttacTAATTGTTTGGCTAGCATATAAGTGTGTTCTAGGAGTCATCGAAAAGGAGACAAAACGCACCAGAAGAGTGATGAAAGCCTTGACAAGAACCAACGAGATGCAACTGTCTCACTTGACTCCCCCGAGGTATGAAGATGTTATCGGGCAAGAGAACCCAGCATTTGAAGACCCGATAACAACTGAAAATTGA